The Pseudomonas fragi DNA window AACACGGCCGTGTGGGCGCTTTACCCGCAACAGCGGCACCTGTCGCCCAAGGTCAGAAAATTGGTGGATTATTTGAAGGAAGGCTTGGCCAAGCGGGAGGAATATCAGGAGAGGGTGCAGTAGTTTTTAACAGTGGGAGCGGGCTTGCTCGCGATGCAGACGACTCGGTCTGTCAGGCAAACCGAGGTGACACCATCGCGAGCAAGCCCGCTCCCACAAGAACCTCAGCAGGTTCTGATCAGCGGTTCGCCCAACGCAACCGCAGCCATTCAAGGTCTTCCGGGCGAGTGACCTTGATATTGTCCGAGCGCCCTTCAATCAGGCGTGGCGCCAGCCCTGCCCACTCCATCGCAGAGGACTCGTCGGTGATGGTCGCATCGGCCACCAGGCTGTCCGCCAAGGCGCGGTGCAAGGCTCCCAGGCGGAACATCTGCGGCGTATACGCCTGCCAGATCAAGCTGCGATCAATGGTTTCAACCGCACGGCCGTTTTTGTCCACGCGCTTGAGCGTGTCTCGCGCAGGAACGGCCAACAAACCACCTACGGGGTCGTCAGCCAATTCACTCAGCAGTTTGTTGAGGTCTTCCTGAGACAGGTTCGGTCGCGCGGC harbors:
- the ispD gene encoding 2-C-methyl-D-erythritol 4-phosphate cytidylyltransferase; this encodes MSFSSPAFWAVIPAAGVGARMAADRPKQYLQLGGRSILEHSISCFLDHPGLKGLVVSVAFDDPFWPSLPCAGDPRVVRVDGGRERADSVLNALLHLHAQGAADDDWVLVHDAARPNLSQEDLNKLLSELADDPVGGLLAVPARDTLKRVDKNGRAVETIDRSLIWQAYTPQMFRLGALHRALADSLVADATITDESSAMEWAGLAPRLIEGRSDNIKVTRPEDLEWLRLRWANR